A single window of Novipirellula galeiformis DNA harbors:
- a CDS encoding SDR family oxidoreductase: protein MNTVSKRVLLTGASGYIGGRLLPLIEARGVKVRCLARRPEHLQSRLGAGTEVVAGDVLDAPSLDGAFAGVDTAFYLIHSMGSSGSFEDQDRVAARNFADAAKRAGVTRIVYLGGLGEDNDALSAHLRSRHEVGEVLRQSGCQVIEFRASIVIGSGSLSFELVRALVQRLPMMICPKWVRVQAQPIAIEDLLQYLIAAIDFPGSQSRTFEIGGPDQVSYGEIMKEYARQRGLRRIFISVPLLTPRLSSLWLGLVTPVYARIGRKLIDSMKNPTVVKDAAVLTEFPIQPRGLAEAIRRALGNEDHDFAQTRWSDALSSSRGMMAWGGVRFGSRIIDSRTAWVAVPPARAFAPIRKIGGSQGWYYANFLWTIRGWMDLVWGGIGRRRARRDPEHLHVGDVLDWWRVEAYEPNQRLRLLAEMKVPGRAWLEFEVQPCNEGTTIRQTAIFDPVGVMGLVYWYGIYPLHALVFRGMLRNIAIAAERQADLENESSP from the coding sequence ATGAATACGGTCTCAAAACGCGTCCTGCTCACGGGCGCAAGCGGTTATATCGGAGGCCGGTTACTTCCCCTGATCGAAGCGCGTGGCGTGAAGGTTCGCTGTCTTGCCCGCCGCCCCGAACATCTCCAATCACGCCTCGGTGCTGGCACCGAGGTCGTTGCCGGCGATGTGCTTGATGCCCCATCGCTGGACGGCGCCTTCGCGGGAGTCGACACCGCTTTCTATCTGATCCATTCGATGGGGTCGAGTGGATCATTCGAGGACCAAGACCGAGTGGCCGCCCGCAATTTCGCGGATGCGGCAAAGCGAGCCGGAGTCACCCGCATTGTGTATCTCGGAGGACTTGGTGAAGACAACGATGCACTCTCCGCCCATCTACGTAGCCGCCATGAAGTCGGCGAGGTCCTGCGTCAATCGGGATGTCAGGTGATCGAATTTCGCGCCTCGATCGTGATCGGCTCGGGAAGTCTTTCATTCGAGTTAGTCCGGGCGTTAGTGCAACGGTTGCCAATGATGATCTGTCCAAAATGGGTACGCGTGCAAGCTCAGCCGATCGCGATTGAAGATCTATTGCAATACCTGATCGCAGCGATCGATTTTCCTGGTTCGCAAAGTCGCACCTTTGAAATCGGCGGGCCCGACCAAGTCAGCTACGGCGAGATCATGAAAGAGTACGCACGGCAACGTGGGCTACGCCGCATCTTCATTTCCGTCCCCCTGCTAACGCCTCGGCTATCGAGTTTATGGCTCGGTTTGGTCACGCCAGTTTACGCTCGCATTGGCCGCAAGCTGATCGATAGCATGAAGAATCCCACGGTGGTCAAAGACGCCGCCGTACTCACGGAATTCCCAATCCAACCGCGTGGTTTGGCGGAGGCGATCCGTCGCGCACTGGGTAACGAAGATCACGATTTCGCTCAAACGCGTTGGTCCGATGCCCTCTCCTCTTCACGCGGGATGATGGCTTGGGGCGGCGTCCGATTTGGCAGCCGAATCATTGACTCTCGCACGGCATGGGTCGCGGTCCCACCCGCCCGGGCGTTTGCTCCGATCCGTAAAATCGGAGGCTCTCAAGGTTGGTATTACGCCAACTTCTTATGGACGATCCGCGGCTGGATGGATCTGGTGTGGGGAGGGATCGGACGCCGTCGAGCACGCCGCGATCCCGAGCATCTGCACGTTGGCGATGTCCTCGATTGGTGGCGGGTGGAAGCTTACGAGCCCAACCAACGTTTAAGGTTGTTAGCGGAGATGAAGGTCCCCGGCCGCGCCTGGCTCGAATTTGAAGTCCAACCGTGCAACGAGGGGACGACGATTCGGCAAACGGCGATCTTCGATCCCGTTGGGGTCATGGGACTTGTTTATTGGTATGGAATCTATCCGCTGCACGCCTTGGTGTTCCGCGGCATGCTACGCAACATCGCGATTGCCGCGGAGCGTCAAGCCGACCTCGAGAACGAATCCTCGCCCTAA
- a CDS encoding YebC/PmpR family DNA-binding transcriptional regulator: MGRSFEVRKVSMAKTAAQKTKVYSKYGKQIYVMAKNGGAPAANSALRSLIEKAKRDQVPAHVIEKALDKANGVGGEDYVAARYEGFGPGGSSFIIDCLTDNNNRTITDVRNCFTKTGSKFGAPGSVAHAFEHLAILAFKGENTDQVLEALLSADVDVTDVECENGQVTVFAPSTEFAKAKQALLDTFPDTEIEVEEISFIPQTRTEISSDDMPMFDKFVNMLNECDDVQEIYHNATLPS; the protein is encoded by the coding sequence ATGGGCAGAAGTTTTGAAGTCCGCAAAGTATCGATGGCCAAAACGGCCGCACAAAAAACCAAGGTCTACTCAAAGTACGGCAAACAGATCTACGTGATGGCGAAGAACGGCGGGGCACCGGCCGCAAATTCGGCATTGCGCAGTCTGATCGAGAAAGCCAAACGCGACCAAGTGCCCGCACATGTGATCGAAAAGGCTCTCGACAAAGCCAACGGTGTCGGGGGCGAGGATTACGTGGCGGCTCGCTACGAAGGATTCGGACCGGGAGGATCTTCGTTTATTATCGATTGCTTGACGGACAACAACAATCGCACCATCACGGACGTTCGAAATTGCTTTACCAAGACAGGCTCGAAGTTTGGCGCCCCCGGATCGGTCGCCCACGCATTTGAGCACTTGGCAATCCTCGCCTTCAAAGGCGAGAACACCGATCAAGTCCTCGAAGCGTTATTGTCCGCCGACGTCGACGTCACCGATGTGGAATGCGAAAACGGGCAAGTGACCGTATTTGCTCCTTCCACTGAGTTTGCCAAGGCGAAACAAGCATTGTTGGATACATTCCCAGACACCGAAATCGAAGTCGAGGAAATCAGCTTTATCCCACAAACGCGTACGGAGATTAGCTCCGACGATATGCCGATGTTCGACAAATTTGTCAACATGCTCAATGAATGTGATGACGTCCAGGAGATCTATCACAACGCGACGCTGCCAAGCTAA